From a single Nicotiana tomentosiformis chromosome 2, ASM39032v3, whole genome shotgun sequence genomic region:
- the LOC104113014 gene encoding probable pectin methylesterase CGR2 → MSRRPGNPTRRFAAGGSLGGIFHPKSRPTPLLPTILLILGAVLVVGYFYRGSGTSGSSALSRLNGEFTCTSELQLAIPYLKKAYGDSMRKVLHVGPDTCSVVSKLLKEEEAEAWGVEPYDVEDVDVNCKNLIHRGIVRVADIKFPLPYRPKSFSLVIVSDAVDYLSPRYLNRTIPELARVSADGLVIVTGYPGHSRAKVAELSKFGRPAKMRSSSWWARFFVQTSLQENDAAMKKFEKAAANDGYKSRCQIFHVKSFH, encoded by the exons ATGTCTAGAAGGCCCGGAAACCCCACACGGCGCTTTGCTGCTGGTGGAAGCCTGGGGGGCATTTTTCATCCGAAATCGCGCCCTACTCCTTTATTACCTACAATCCTTCTCATTTTG GGTGCTGTCCTTGTTGTTGGCTATTTTTATCGAGGCTCAG GTACTTCTGGAAGTTCAGCACTCAGCAGGCTTAATG GTGAATTTACCTGCACTTCGGAGCTTCAGCTGGCTATACCTTACTTAAAGAAGGCATATGGTGACAGCATGCGCAAAGTTTTGCACGTCGGGCCTGATACTTGTTCTGTGGTGTCCAAActattaaaagaagaagaagctgAAGCATGGGGTGTTGAACCTTATGATGTTGAGGATGTTGATGTGAACTGCAAGAATCTTATCCACAGAGGAATAGTACGCGTGGCAGACATCAAATTCCCATTACCCTACCGGCCTAAATCATTTTCTCTTGTTATCGTGTCGGATGCAGTGGATTACCTATCTCCTAGATACCTAAACAGGACTATTCCAGAGTTAGCAAGGGTGTCTGCCGATGGTCTAGTTATTGTTACAG GTTACCCAGGTCACTCTAGAGCTAAAGTCGCTGAGCTATCCAAGTTTGGACGTCCT GCAAAAATGCGGAGCTCTTCTTGGTGGGCACGCTTCTTTGTGCAGACCAGCCTACAAGAGAACGATGCTGCAATGAAAAAGTTTGAGAAAGCTGCAGCGAATGATGGATACAAGTCTAGGTGTCAGATTTTCCATGTTAAATCATTCCATTGA